A genomic window from Ascaphus truei isolate aAscTru1 chromosome 1, aAscTru1.hap1, whole genome shotgun sequence includes:
- the LOC142466460 gene encoding transcription factor LBX2-like, producing the protein MTVTGLRGREPLTSFGHRPSSKKRRKSRTAFTNHQIYELEKRFLYQKYLSPADRDHIAQQLGLSNAQVITWFQNRRAKLKRDLEEMKADVESLKKLPPHTLEKLVSMPEPGGGEGEEEEAGGGLRAGGCSPSSQGVGVFALSPRCSSMERTTDEFSEDEEIEVDD; encoded by the exons ATGACAGTGAcaggattaaggg GTCGGGAGCCGCTCACCTCCTTCGGTCACCGCCCAAGCTCCAAGAAACGCCGCAAGTCTCGGACGGCCTTCACCAACCACCAAATCTACGAGCTGGAGAAGCGCTTCCTGTACCAGAAGTACCTGTCCCCGGCTGACCGGGACCACATAGCCCAGCAGCTGGGCCTCAGCAACGCTCAGGTCATTACCTGGTTCCAGAACCGCCGGGCCAAGCTCAAGAGGGACCTGGAGGAGATGAAGGCGGACGTGGAGTCCCTGAAGAAACTGCCACCCCACACCCTGGAGAAGCTGGTGTCCATGCCCgagccgggagggggggagggagaggaggaggaggcgggagGTGGGCTGCGGGCGGGGGGTTGCTCCCCCTCCTCGCAGGGCGTGGGGGTCTTTGCACTGTCCCCCCGCTGCTCCTCCATGGAGCGCACCACCGATGAATTCTCAGAGGACGAGGAGATCGAGGTGGATGACTAG